The proteins below come from a single Aegilops tauschii subsp. strangulata cultivar AL8/78 chromosome 6, Aet v6.0, whole genome shotgun sequence genomic window:
- the LOC109775609 gene encoding uncharacterized protein, with the protein MNSLLLRPLPSATTSGSLVGRVSPAAQRRPGAVAWPRDGRCRRGGVAAAGAWMEEAGTAVLEEAVRRNPALSESYRPAGLPRPNGTVLEAQGRVCTGPEQTRPLGEEQAMRVLDTILRSATGELKDEPVSSAQLGAFFAGMTIRANCFPEATQWSEGERRAMSLFWPRLVHVLPPEVKFIADPEGTIMGANGLTGPRYIGQGTAEMRLVGALREVLAGGHLGYEEIQCVLKDVLPFGSMGASSPSVSEALLAAFLIGQRMNRETDRELKGYCLAFDDELGPPPIADVNSLTHYGEPYDGNTRFFRSTLFVAAVRACYGEACLLHGVEWMPPKGGITEGQMLKFMGANTHLSPTQAKTLLEDKDTGFAYLNLQEACPPLYSIIGLREHIKKRPPLATSEKVQQFVRARGRESMVAGFYHVGYEDPLLMLMRRRTVHAGLVVKGEEGALSLTTKERSAHASKGIPVNHCSGFRTPSSANFSETDGISRESFRVAVNAQELGFKSTETPRTDKSVLKNLELGLSALGGDKGPAYDRIVLNAAMADHLLGCSGAQDINSALDRAREAIDSGNALRRLMNYIKISHKVS; encoded by the exons ATGAACTCTCTACTTCTCAGGCCGCTCCCGAGCGCGACCACGAGCGGGAGCCTAGTCGGTCGCGTCTCCCCAGCGGCGCAGAGGCGTCCCGGCGCGGTGGCCTGGCCCCGCGACGGGAGATGCCGTCGCGGCGGCGTTGCGGCGGCGGGGGCGTGGATGGAGGAGGCGGGGACGGCGGTGCTTGAGGAGGCTGTGCGGCGGAACCCGGCGTTGTCGGAGTCCTACCGGCCGGCGGGGCTGCCCCGGCCCAACGGCACGGTGCTGGAGGCGCAGGGGCGGGTGTGCACGGGGCCCGAGCAGACGCGGCCGCTCGGGGAGGAGCAGGCCATGCGCGTCCTCGACACCATCCTCCGCTCCG CGACGGGGGAACTCAAAGACGAGCCGGTGTCCAGTGCACAGCTGGGTGCATTCTTTGCTGGCATGACAATAAGAGCTAATTGTTTTCCGGAGGCCACCCAATGGAGTGAGGGGGAGCGACGTGCCATGAGCCTATTCTGGCCACGCCTTGTGCATGTTCTTCCTCCGGAGGTGAAGTTTATAGCAGACCCTGAAGGAACAATCATGGGAGCAAATGGTTTAACAGGACCTCGTTATATTGGTCAAGGAACTGCAGAGATGAGACTCGTTGGTGCTTTGAGGGAAGTGCTTGCTGGTGGCCATTTAGGTTATGAGGAAATTCAGTGTGTACTAAAGGATGTTCTACCATTTGGATCGATGGGTGCAAGTTCACCATCAGTTAGTGAAGCACTGCTAGCAGCATTTTTAATTGGACAGCGGATGAATAGGGAAACCGATCGTGAGCTAAAAGGATATTGTCTAGCCTTTGATGATGAACTAG GCCCTCCCCCAATTGCTGATGTTAATTCCTTGACACACTATGGTGAGCCCTATGATGGGAATACACGCTTCTTTAGGAGTACTCTGTTTGTTGCGGCTGTTAGAGCCTGCTATGGTGAGGCTTGTCTCCTTCATGGCGTTGAATGGATGCCACCTAAG GGTGGCATAACAGAAGGGCAGATGCTTAAATTCATGGGTGCAAACACACACTTGTCTCCTACACAGGCCAAAACACTATTGGAG GATAAGGATACTGGTTTTGCATATCTGAATCTCCAAGAAGCTTGCCCACCATT ATATTCGATTATCGGGCTCAGGGAGCATATTAAGAAAAGACCACCGTTGGCTACCTCTGAGAAAGTTCAACAATTTGTGAGA GCACGGGGAAGGGAGTCAATGGTTGCTGGATTTTATCATGTGGGCTATGAAGATCCATTGCTTATGCTTATGAGAAGGAGAACTGTTCATGCTGGATTAGTTGTGAAG GGTGAGGAAGGTGCACTTTCTTTGACAACCAAAGAAAGATCGGCCCATGCTTCCAAAGGGATTCCAGTGAACCACTGCTCAGGGTTCCGGACACCAAGCAGCGCAAACTTCTCCGAAACTGACG GTATTTCTAGAGAGAGCTTCAGAGTTGCTGTGAATGCTCAGGAACTTGGTTTCAAATCCACTGAAACTCCAAGAACTGATAAATCA GTACTGAAAAACTTGGAGCTGGGTTTGTCAGCGCTGGGTGGAGACAAAGGGCCTGCTTATGACCGAATAGTTCTTAACGCAGCTATGGCCGACCACTTGTTAGGCTGTAGCGGAGCTCAGGATATCAACTCCGCGCTTGACAGGGCAAGAGAAGCCATCGACAGCGGTAATGCTTTGAGAAGGCTCATGAACTACATAAAAATCTCGCACAAGGTGTCCTAG